In Conger conger chromosome 9, fConCon1.1, whole genome shotgun sequence, the genomic stretch ttttttttttttattggattaCAGCAGACAGCAActggtttttaaaaaagcaggaTTCTTGGTTGAAGCACAGTATTCTTAATATATTATGTCCGAACATGACTACATCCGAAGCGTAACATAAAGAGCGTGTGTATCTGTTACCGGGCCTTTGTTTGCGCTAGTTGAAATGGAACTAGTACTACATGCAGTAGAGTACTCCTAGAAAGCCAACATGTATAATGTGCTGAAGTGTCCATCTGAGAAATAATAATGGCGACTACGCTAGAACAAAAGGAAATGGCATGTGCGGCATGTGTCCGGATTGTTTCGGGAAAATCCTTTCCCACTTTTCCCAGGTTTCCTGGCGGAAAGGCCTGTGCAGCTCGGAGCACCTTGTTCCTATGGCGAGGAACAGTTGTCTTCAGGAGATCCACAACATCACTTGATCTCAAGGACAAGGCGTtctttgcaaaaataaaactgttgcAAAGTTTCAGACAGaactccatgcacacacaggcagcttGGATTGGATTTACAGAATGTCCACCAGACAGAAAACAATGAAGCTGGGCACTGTAACATGGAGTTACTGAGAGTATTGCCAACAGATGTAGTGGTTCATGGTGTCTTGTTACAAAACACAGTACATACCACTGTAAGGACCAGCTGGAACATAAAGGGACGAGTCACTCCTATTACAAATGTAACAAAATTCCCCCAAAATTGTACAAATCTGTTgcaatacagaaaatatttacaaggaccctttttttaaaagtgtaatAATGCAGCAGTCCAGCTTTGGCACACGACGGTAACCTCCTGGTCAGTTGGAGTCCACTCACTGTGCCTCTGATTACATCTCAGCTCAGCCAAAATGCTCCCACAGTCCTCATGTAATGTTGTAGCAGACATTTCAACATTACAGCCATGTTGTGTGAACGCTGTGCATTTAGCTGGGACAGTGCAGATGTAAAATCATTGGTTCCGAAATACGAAAAATAGAATTTCtgtccttccttccttcccctCTTCTGTGCAAAGGACAGTTCCCACCGTTCCCAACTGttaggtgcaaaaaaataaataaaaggccaTTAGTGAAACCATATTTATTCAGGCTGTTGTCAACCTCATAGTTAAACATAAATAGCTGGGCTCAcagttaaaattaaaattattttggaaatatgTATACTGCAGCACCTTGATCTCACCTTGCACCTTGTATTGCACCTTGGTGGTGAATTACACAATTGTGGAATCATAGAGTAATCTATAATTCTTcaaattaataaatgtgttttaaggggggggggggatctgaaGCCTTTGGGAGAATAGATGCATGATCTGaacctttattttaatattaattataacttggttaaaaataaaacgaTTACTTATGAAGTATTACTTGGTATTGAACACCAACATGAAAATTATTCACTGAAATTTaggaaaatattaatattaatggaaCAATTTAAGGGATTATAACCCAGGATTATATTGCCGATTACCTGGTGTATACTTTATCCTGTCACCCTCCCGGAGATGTCTTCTGCCACGTTTTCTGTATCCGAGACCATCTCCTGTCCAGTTAAACCTCCGTCCACCCCAACCGTCATTTTCACCCAGCCCCCATGATCCTCTCTGGCTCGTCCGTCCTGGATGCCATTCTTGCTGTCTGATGCATTCTGTCCCAGATTGTTGGCAAACCAGTTTTTGATTTCCTGGCTGCTGAGTGCGGCACCTTCTGTGAACTTCCTGACATCCTTGTCTCGCTGTGCCTTCCCGTCCGGGTAGTACTGTCTGGGGATACTCTGGGTATATTCAGTGCTTGCTGGTGAGCCCAGGCCGTTCTGGTCTTTGTCGCTCAGTTTCAGGAACAGCTCCATCCACTCTAAGGTCCCGCTCTTTAGGGCCAGCCGGCTGTCCTTGAACCAGCGGACGATGTCCGTGCGGGCCAGGCCGGTCTGGACCTCCAGGTTATTGTATTCCTCAGGTGAAGGCCACCGTGTTAGTGCAAAAACGTTTTTGAGCTGCCCCAGTGATGCTCCGTCTATAGCCGTGGGACATGTGAGAGGAGCGACGATGGGAAGGGGGGACTTCCTGGTTTGGCCCTCCAGCTCGTGAATGCCATTCTGCATTCCTTTTCGCTGCCTCTCTTCGACGTGTGCCTTCTTTGAACTCATGGAGTTCAGGAGGGCTTGCTCCAAGTTATCCCGCAGGGCTCGGCGCTCCGAAAACCAGCTGTTGATTTCATTCTTGGAAAGTCTGGTTTCGGTCACAAGGCCATCAATTTCACCAAGTGTTGGAAAGCTGCTCCTCTGGAAACTGTCTTCTAAAATCTTGAGCTGCTCAGAGGTCTTCCCTTTGACTCTCTCCAAAAGAGGAAACTGAGTGGGGATAGATTTTCTCAGCATGTCTTTCGGCAGAAGATCAACAGCCAAAAGTGGCGCGGCCTTGTGGTTAtgataatgcttgtcactaaaAGAGTTTTTCATGTTAGCCTGGGAGACACCGCTGGTCTCGATTAGCCGATGTACCTCCTTGTCTTCAGGAAGCTGGTTCTTGACTTGACAGGCTTGCATCTCTGTGATGTGATCTCTTGTTTTCCTGCAGTCCAAGGGAAAGCTGGGGATAGGGGAGGCTGCCTTGAGAGAAGGCTGAATGGATTTTATGATGGTTGGCCGCTTCACTTCAGAGGACATCACAGGGGCTATTATGGTCTGTTTGAGTTCAGGACTTGGACCTGGAGACCACTTGCCATCAGGGCCGATCAGCGGGGAAAGTACAGGGCGCTTAGTTTCAGGAGTCAATACTGGGGGCAATAATGGGGGCAATAATGGGGGTCCCATAGGCCGTTTCAGCTCAGGTGCAACAACTGGGGTTACAAGGGGTCGCTTCATTTCTGGGACAATTGGGGGTGCCATGGACCTCTTCATTTCAGGGGGCACTGCTGGGGGTGCCATGGGCCATTTCCCTTCTAGGGCCCCAAGTGAACCGGACATCCCCCGCTTCACATCTGGGGCTGCCACCTGGGCTGGAGTGGGCCTCTTCCCCGTAAAGCCCAACACCGGTGCTGCCTTCAGCCCGACCATGGAGCGCTTCACCTCGGGGGCCACTGTTGGGGCTGGCAAGGGCCTCTTGAAGGTTTCCACTTGGTTTGATACAGTCAGTGTAACAGGAGGACAGGTCATGGTTGACCCATTGGCAACAGTCGTCAACACTAAGCTAGACTGTCCAAGGAGCTGGCATGGGACAGTCTGAATAAGGGGCTGGGTGACTTTGGCTGGCTGGGTCAATGGGTTAGGCAGAACAGTAAAGGTTTGATGCAGAGGTGGGATGGAGCcattaaacattttcttacgggcctcctccacctcctccggGGACCAGGTGATACCTTGCTTTAGCCGCTGAGTGGTAAACCAGACTTTGATTTGCTCCTCTGGGTGCTTGGATTGTGCCGTCAGCCAGGAAAGCTCAGCATGGGTTGGGTAGGGAAACTTGTTGAAGGATGTGATTAAGGTGGCATTGCTGTCCAACGAGGGATTGTATTTGGTGGTGTTCAGTGGGACAGCGATTTTTGGTACCATGTTATAATTCGGTGGTCGCTGCAATAATGGCATAACGTGAGACAGCCCTTCCTTTATAGTCGCTTCAGGGATGATAACAGTCCCGTTCACGTTTACAGCAGTGATTTGGTCTTTTGTGATGAGCGCATCTACATGATTCTCCAACTTTTCCCCTTTGTGGAAAATCTGTTTGTTGTCCATTTTTGGCTTGCCAATCTTCCCGGTGGCTGATTTGCCCAAAGGGAACGTGGCAAAGCCCTCAGCACCTTGAACAGTAGCAGCGTCATGGCCGACTGCACCATTTAAACCCTCGATTGTCTGCTCCAGGATGGTCTGGCTGTTCATTTTGATCCGCTTGAACTTGAAGTTGTTTTCCCCGGGATGATACTTCTCATTGTGCTCTGTCAGGGTGTCAAACTTCTTTGTGTTGAaattgcacactgcacacaagtAAAGAGGGTTCAGTATGACATTGGGATGGTTGGAGTCCACGTGCTCTTTAAAGTCATTCAGGTTCTGCGTGGAGAAGGGACAGTACTTGCACTCATAGCCTCCTTGCTGCTTCCGCTGTAGCCGAGTCTCTGCCTCtggcttctccctctccctctccatctccatctccatctctctctccggaGCCAACTCTGCAGTGGGCAGAGTCTGGGACGAGTTATTCTCCACCGTGCCATTAGAGGAGACGTCCATGTCCTCAGAGTCATCCTGCTCAATCATCTCATTAATTCGAATCATGCATGGGATGGTTGACTTCCTTCGACTAGCCATAACGGCAAATGGGGTATGGGCCTTACAATGGAACTTTGGCAGATTGGGGAGGAGGGCGGATCAGTGGCTGAGGAGGGAGCCGTCCTCTGCCCTCTTCTGTCTGCACTGGAGTCTCTTGCTGACTCAGTGTCAGCTCCAATGGGGCACTTCATGCAACTTCATTACAGACATTCTGA encodes the following:
- the LOC133136800 gene encoding zinc fingers and homeoboxes protein 2-like, whose protein sequence is MASRRKSTIPCMIRINEMIEQDDSEDMDVSSNGTVENNSSQTLPTAELAPEREMEMEMEREREKPEAETRLQRKQQGGYECKYCPFSTQNLNDFKEHVDSNHPNVILNPLYLCAVCNFNTKKFDTLTEHNEKYHPGENNFKFKRIKMNSQTILEQTIEGLNGAVGHDAATVQGAEGFATFPLGKSATGKIGKPKMDNKQIFHKGEKLENHVDALITKDQITAVNVNGTVIIPEATIKEGLSHVMPLLQRPPNYNMVPKIAVPLNTTKYNPSLDSNATLITSFNKFPYPTHAELSWLTAQSKHPEEQIKVWFTTQRLKQGITWSPEEVEEARKKMFNGSIPPLHQTFTVLPNPLTQPAKVTQPLIQTVPCQLLGQSSLVLTTVANGSTMTCPPVTLTVSNQVETFKRPLPAPTVAPEVKRSMVGLKAAPVLGFTGKRPTPAQVAAPDVKRGMSGSLGALEGKWPMAPPAVPPEMKRSMAPPIVPEMKRPLVTPVVAPELKRPMGPPLLPPLLPPVLTPETKRPVLSPLIGPDGKWSPGPSPELKQTIIAPVMSSEVKRPTIIKSIQPSLKAASPIPSFPLDCRKTRDHITEMQACQVKNQLPEDKEVHRLIETSGVSQANMKNSFSDKHYHNHKAAPLLAVDLLPKDMLRKSIPTQFPLLERVKGKTSEQLKILEDSFQRSSFPTLGEIDGLVTETRLSKNEINSWFSERRALRDNLEQALLNSMSSKKAHVEERQRKGMQNGIHELEGQTRKSPLPIVAPLTCPTAIDGASLGQLKNVFALTRWPSPEEYNNLEVQTGLARTDIVRWFKDSRLALKSGTLEWMELFLKLSDKDQNGLGSPASTEYTQSIPRQYYPDGKAQRDKDVRKFTEGAALSSQEIKNWFANNLGQNASDSKNGIQDGRAREDHGGWVKMTVGVDGGLTGQEMVSDTENVAEDISGRVTG